A genomic segment from Parus major isolate Abel chromosome 21, Parus_major1.1, whole genome shotgun sequence encodes:
- the LOC107213609 gene encoding C-factor-like isoform X1 → MAQPRCRSVLITGCSRGIGLGLVRGLAAASPSPDLVFATCRYPEKAQELQQLSKQYSNIKLLQLDVVCENSIKKVVKEVEEIVGDKGLNCLINNAGINVLASLEEVTAETMLTIYETNTVAQLMVTKAFLPLLRKAAQLGTGMGCHRAAIINMSSLAASMQLVQANEMFLKVYPYRIAKTALNMITRCLAADLKSDGILCISLHPGWLQTDMGGNMAPMQVQEAIPGILSVLDRLGEKENGSFLDWQGETLPW, encoded by the exons ATGGCCCAGCCGCGCTGCCGCTCCGTGCTCATCACCGGCTGTAGCCGCGGCATCGGCCTGGGGCTGGTGCGGGGGCTCGCAGCCGCCAGCCCCTCCCCGGATTTGGTCTTTGCGACCTGCCGGTACCCTGAGAAGGCGCAG GAACTGCAGCAGCTTAGCAAGCAATACAGCAACATCAAGCTCCTGCAACTGG aTGTGGTCTGTGAGAACAGCATCAAGAAAGTGGTCAAGGAAGTGGAAGAAATTGTGGGAGACAAAGGCCTGAACTGCCTCATCAACAACGCTGGCATCAATGTGCTTGCCTCGCTGGAGGAGGTCACAGCAGAGACCATGCTCACCATTTATGAAACCAACACCGTTGCCCAGCTGATGGTCACCAAA GCATTCCTCCCCCTGCTGaggaaggcagcacagctgggcactggaatgggctgtcaCAGAGCTGCCATCATCAACATGTCCTCTCTTGCTGCCTCCATGCAGCTCGTCCAGGCAAATGAGATGTTCCTCAAGGTCTATCCCTACAGGATAGCAAAG ACTGCACTGAACATGATCACCCGGTGTCTCGCTGCAGACTTGAAATCGGATGGAATTCTCTGCATTTCCTTGCACCCAGGCTGGCTTCAAACAGACATGGGTGGAAACATG GCTCCCATGCAGGTGCAGGAGGCTATCCCAGGTAttctctctgttctggaccgtcttggtgaaaaagaaaatggttctTTCCTGGACTGGCAAGGGGAAACTCTGCCGTGGTAG
- the LOC107213609 gene encoding C-factor-like isoform X2, whose product MKAAQQVGKQRRITAFSPIMKIFQLQFWRCKIQSDLCNSHGDVVCENSIKKVVKEVEEIVGDKGLNCLINNAGINVLASLEEVTAETMLTIYETNTVAQLMVTKAFLPLLRKAAQLGTGMGCHRAAIINMSSLAASMQLVQANEMFLKVYPYRIAKTALNMITRCLAADLKSDGILCISLHPGWLQTDMGGNMAPMQVQEAIPGILSVLDRLGEKENGSFLDWQGETLPW is encoded by the exons ATGAAAGCTGCTCAGCAGGttggaaaacaaaggagaatCACTGCCTTCAGTccaataatgaaaatatttcagctgcaaTTTTGGAGGTGCAAAATTCAAAGTGATTTATGTAATAGCCATGGAg aTGTGGTCTGTGAGAACAGCATCAAGAAAGTGGTCAAGGAAGTGGAAGAAATTGTGGGAGACAAAGGCCTGAACTGCCTCATCAACAACGCTGGCATCAATGTGCTTGCCTCGCTGGAGGAGGTCACAGCAGAGACCATGCTCACCATTTATGAAACCAACACCGTTGCCCAGCTGATGGTCACCAAA GCATTCCTCCCCCTGCTGaggaaggcagcacagctgggcactggaatgggctgtcaCAGAGCTGCCATCATCAACATGTCCTCTCTTGCTGCCTCCATGCAGCTCGTCCAGGCAAATGAGATGTTCCTCAAGGTCTATCCCTACAGGATAGCAAAG ACTGCACTGAACATGATCACCCGGTGTCTCGCTGCAGACTTGAAATCGGATGGAATTCTCTGCATTTCCTTGCACCCAGGCTGGCTTCAAACAGACATGGGTGGAAACATG GCTCCCATGCAGGTGCAGGAGGCTATCCCAGGTAttctctctgttctggaccgtcttggtgaaaaagaaaatggttctTTCCTGGACTGGCAAGGGGAAACTCTGCCGTGGTAG
- the LOC107213609 gene encoding C-factor-like isoform X3: MSPLSLSFGVARVVLCKAHPEPCTVHWGSSCLLCADVVCENSIKKVVKEVEEIVGDKGLNCLINNAGINVLASLEEVTAETMLTIYETNTVAQLMVTKAFLPLLRKAAQLGTGMGCHRAAIINMSSLAASMQLVQANEMFLKVYPYRIAKTALNMITRCLAADLKSDGILCISLHPGWLQTDMGGNMAPMQVQEAIPGILSVLDRLGEKENGSFLDWQGETLPW; the protein is encoded by the exons ATGTCTCCACTGAGCCTCAGCTTTGGTGTGGCACGGGTTGTCTTGTGCAAGGCACACCCTGAACCCTGCACTGTTCACTGGGGctcttcctgcctgctctgtgcagaTGTGGTCTGTGAGAACAGCATCAAGAAAGTGGTCAAGGAAGTGGAAGAAATTGTGGGAGACAAAGGCCTGAACTGCCTCATCAACAACGCTGGCATCAATGTGCTTGCCTCGCTGGAGGAGGTCACAGCAGAGACCATGCTCACCATTTATGAAACCAACACCGTTGCCCAGCTGATGGTCACCAAA GCATTCCTCCCCCTGCTGaggaaggcagcacagctgggcactggaatgggctgtcaCAGAGCTGCCATCATCAACATGTCCTCTCTTGCTGCCTCCATGCAGCTCGTCCAGGCAAATGAGATGTTCCTCAAGGTCTATCCCTACAGGATAGCAAAG ACTGCACTGAACATGATCACCCGGTGTCTCGCTGCAGACTTGAAATCGGATGGAATTCTCTGCATTTCCTTGCACCCAGGCTGGCTTCAAACAGACATGGGTGGAAACATG GCTCCCATGCAGGTGCAGGAGGCTATCCCAGGTAttctctctgttctggaccgtcttggtgaaaaagaaaatggttctTTCCTGGACTGGCAAGGGGAAACTCTGCCGTGGTAG
- the AURKAIP1 gene encoding aurora kinase A-interacting protein: MLISRLSSQLLKASRIAGHLLPRSVSSFLCCRSPSARYSTQPPNTSGAQPHQWHMLDPELEEILIPRKLSISPLESWLTVRYSLPKVEGAQEEVSHESPQPSECPPPAGTGDVGEGEEALGDKVQCRNVLKIRRRKMNRHKYKKLLKRRKFIRRRIKEGRKKKRQIKFEKDLERIWKKAGLKSTPAGWQTPKIYLRSSRR; this comes from the exons ATGTTAATATCACGGCTGAGTTCACAGTTACTGAAGGCTTCGAGAATTGCAG GCCACCTCTTGCCCAGGTCAGtgtcctccttcctctgctgccgCTCTCCATCCGCACGCTACAGCACCCAGCCCCCTAATACAAGTGGGGCCCAGCCCCACCAGTGGCACATGCTGGaccctgagctggaggagatcCTGATTCCTAGGAAACTCTCCATCAGCCCCTTGGAGAGCTGGCTGACAGTGAGGTACTCCCTCCCCAAAGTTGAGGGGGCTCAGGAAGAAGTGAGCCATGAAAGCCCACAGCCTTCCGAGTGTCCCCCTCCTGCTGGGACTGGGGATGTTGGCGAAGGAGAGGAAGCCCTGGGTGACAAAGTGCAGTGCAGAAATGTCCTGAAGATCCGCAGGAGGAAAATGAACAGGCACAAGTACAAGAAGCTGCTCAAGAGGAGGAAGTTCATCCGCAGGAGGATAAAGGAGGGGCGCAAGAAGAAGCGTCAG ATAAAATTTGAGAAAGATTTGGAGCGCATCTGGAAAAAAGCTGGCTTGAAAAGTACTCCTGCAGGGTGGCAAACCCCCAAGATCTACCTGAGGAGTTCCAGGcgttaa